In Phycisphaerales bacterium, the following proteins share a genomic window:
- a CDS encoding S8 family serine peptidase, with product MKRLVCVGAAAAALSAPALAGEIDGDLRKILLEARDNEVISTLVYLSDQVNIAQMNHDFNRQNLPLSERHRLVVTTLHEKAANTQGALLAHLTALKDAGRIADYQSYWISNVIRVDATRGEIVRLAGRGDVLRVYFNYPIELVAPVGEPIEVEQGGNGGLDNPEPGLVAIRAPEVWTEFGVMGNGVLTSTLDTGVDGNHPALASRWAGVADSRYAGHPEWAWFDPVTNTTFPTAFGSHGTHTMGTVCGGAPGDEVGVAPGATWIHAAVIDRVSIQRTVADSLLAFEWLIDPDGDPNTNWDVPAVCSNSWGLVTGHGYQPCDQTFWTHLDACEAAGTLITFSAGNEGSSGLRRPADRATDDYRTFAVAAVDGNQQGWPIASFSSRGPTNCTPNGQPAIKPDISAPGVNVRSAMPGNSYGLLSGTSMASPHINGVVCLMREVNPDLPVDDIKQIIFDTAVDLGTQGEDNSYGWGMVDAYEAVVAAMTGDIPMRLVTSRFVSGVNGDAEVFRATPGATVVFVYSTQGAGSTYVPQLDVTLDLAQPRQAGIRTADQDGYALLRKRIPSNTVGVRVYMQACEFQRKSNVTDQVIE from the coding sequence ATGAAACGATTGGTGTGTGTCGGCGCTGCGGCCGCCGCCTTGTCGGCCCCGGCGCTGGCAGGCGAAATCGACGGCGACCTGCGGAAGATCCTGCTCGAAGCGCGCGATAATGAAGTGATCTCGACGCTGGTCTACCTCTCCGACCAGGTCAATATCGCGCAAATGAACCACGATTTCAATCGCCAGAACCTGCCTCTGAGCGAGCGGCATCGTCTGGTCGTTACCACGCTCCATGAAAAGGCGGCCAACACGCAGGGAGCGCTGCTCGCCCACCTGACCGCACTCAAGGACGCCGGTCGCATCGCTGACTACCAGTCCTATTGGATCTCCAATGTCATTCGCGTTGACGCCACGCGAGGCGAAATCGTCCGTCTCGCCGGCCGCGGCGATGTGCTTCGTGTTTATTTCAATTACCCGATCGAACTGGTCGCCCCCGTCGGCGAACCGATTGAAGTTGAGCAGGGCGGAAACGGCGGCCTTGACAACCCCGAGCCCGGTCTTGTTGCCATTCGCGCTCCGGAAGTCTGGACCGAGTTCGGCGTCATGGGCAATGGCGTGCTCACTTCAACTCTCGACACCGGCGTGGACGGTAATCACCCGGCGCTGGCCAGCCGCTGGGCGGGCGTGGCCGACTCGCGCTACGCCGGCCACCCCGAGTGGGCGTGGTTCGATCCGGTGACCAACACGACCTTCCCGACGGCATTCGGCAGCCACGGCACCCACACCATGGGCACAGTGTGCGGAGGCGCGCCCGGCGATGAAGTCGGCGTGGCCCCCGGCGCTACGTGGATCCACGCGGCGGTCATCGATCGCGTGAGCATTCAGCGCACCGTCGCCGATTCGCTGCTCGCATTCGAGTGGTTGATCGATCCGGATGGCGATCCGAATACCAACTGGGACGTTCCTGCCGTGTGCTCGAACTCATGGGGACTGGTGACCGGCCACGGCTACCAGCCCTGCGATCAGACCTTCTGGACGCACCTGGACGCCTGCGAAGCCGCGGGCACGCTCATCACTTTCTCGGCCGGAAACGAGGGATCTTCTGGTCTGCGGCGCCCTGCCGATCGCGCGACCGACGACTACCGCACCTTTGCGGTGGCGGCGGTGGACGGCAACCAGCAGGGCTGGCCGATCGCGTCGTTCTCCTCGCGCGGGCCGACGAACTGCACGCCCAACGGCCAGCCGGCGATCAAGCCGGACATCTCCGCGCCGGGCGTCAATGTGCGATCCGCCATGCCGGGTAATTCGTACGGCCTGCTCAGCGGAACGTCGATGGCTTCGCCGCACATCAACGGCGTGGTCTGCCTCATGCGCGAAGTCAATCCGGATCTGCCCGTCGATGACATCAAGCAGATCATCTTCGACACCGCCGTCGATCTCGGCACCCAGGGCGAGGACAACAGCTACGGCTGGGGCATGGTTGATGCGTACGAAGCCGTCGTCGCGGCCATGACCGGCGACATCCCGATGCGACTGGTGACGTCGCGGTTTGTCTCCGGCGTGAACGGCGACGCGGAAGTGTTCCGCGCCACGCCCGGCGCGACGGTCGTGTTCGTGTACAGCACCCAGGGCGCCGGCAGCACCTATGTGCCGCAACTGGATGTCACGCTCGATCTCGCCCAGCCGCGCCAGGCCGGCATTCGCACCGCGGATCAGGATGGCTACGCCCTGCTCCGCAAGCGCATTCCGTCGAACACCGTGGGCGTGCGCGTGTACATGCAGGCGTGCGAGTTCCAGCGCAAGTCAAACGTCACCGATCAGGTGATTGAGTAA
- a CDS encoding S8 family serine peptidase — MKRLLLMGTAAAILATPVLAGEIDPDLRRIILKTPDNEVLSTLVFLNDQVNIAQMNTAMNQAKVNLRERHRLVVTSLQEKAGLTQGDLVEHLTDLKDAGRISDFHPYWLSNAIRVDATRSEIVQLAGRQDVLRIYFNYPIETVAPMGAPVAVEQGGNGGLDNPEPGLVAIRAPEVWTEFGVMGNGVLTSTLDTGVDGNHPALASRWAGVADSRYAGHPEWAWFDPVTNTTFPTAFGSHGTHTMGTVCGGAPGDEIGVAPGATWIHAAVIDRVSIQRTVADALLAFEWLVDPDGDPNTNWDVPAVCSNSWRLVTGHGYPPCDETFWTHLDACEAAGTLITFSAGNEGFSGLGRPSDRATDEYRTFAVAAVDANQQGWPIAGFSSRGPTNCTPNGQPAIKPDISGPGVNVRSALPGNSYGNLSGTSMASPHINGVVCLMREVNPDLSVDDIKQIIYDTAFDLGDPGEDNNYGYGMVDAYEAVVAAISGDIPMRLRAASWTAGVETDLEVFRATPGSHVAFVYSIQGTGSTYVPQLDVTLDLASPRLAGIETADQDGYALHHMLVPFGSEGTHVWMQAAEFQRKSNVVDQPVEYRLTLEVSRWLAGVRGDAEVFGATPGATVAFLASFDGTGSTFIPQFNVTVDLLNPVTAGTRVADQNGYALLRQLIPIELQGRHVWMQAVEQRSKSNLVEQDIE; from the coding sequence ATGAAGCGACTCCTCCTCATGGGAACTGCGGCAGCGATCCTGGCGACGCCGGTCCTGGCCGGTGAAATCGACCCTGACTTGCGGCGGATCATCCTCAAGACACCCGACAACGAGGTGCTCTCTACGCTGGTCTTCCTCAACGACCAGGTCAACATCGCGCAGATGAACACAGCAATGAACCAGGCGAAAGTCAATCTGCGCGAGCGGCACCGGCTCGTCGTCACTTCGCTGCAGGAAAAGGCCGGCCTGACGCAAGGCGACCTCGTCGAGCATCTGACGGACCTGAAGGACGCCGGACGCATTTCCGACTTCCACCCCTACTGGCTCTCCAACGCGATCCGCGTTGACGCCACACGCAGCGAGATTGTGCAACTGGCCGGTCGTCAGGATGTGCTCCGCATCTACTTCAACTATCCGATTGAAACCGTCGCGCCGATGGGGGCGCCCGTCGCCGTCGAGCAAGGCGGCAACGGCGGGCTCGACAATCCCGAGCCCGGTCTCGTCGCCATTCGCGCTCCGGAAGTCTGGACCGAGTTCGGCGTCATGGGCAATGGCGTGCTCACCTCGACGCTGGATACCGGCGTTGACGGCAACCACCCCGCGCTAGCCAGCCGCTGGGCAGGCGTGGCCGACTCGCGCTACGCCGGCCACCCCGAGTGGGCGTGGTTCGATCCGGTGACCAACACCACCTTCCCGACCGCATTCGGCAGCCACGGCACCCACACCATGGGCACGGTGTGCGGCGGCGCACCGGGCGATGAAATCGGCGTCGCTCCGGGCGCCACCTGGATCCACGCGGCCGTCATCGACCGCGTGAGCATCCAGCGCACCGTTGCCGATGCGCTGCTCGCCTTCGAGTGGCTCGTCGATCCGGATGGCGACCCGAACACGAACTGGGACGTCCCGGCGGTCTGCTCCAACTCGTGGCGCCTCGTCACGGGCCACGGCTATCCGCCGTGCGATGAAACGTTCTGGACGCACCTGGATGCCTGTGAAGCCGCCGGCACGCTCATCACCTTCTCGGCCGGCAACGAAGGCTTCTCGGGGCTCGGCCGCCCGTCCGATCGCGCGACCGACGAGTATCGCACTTTTGCGGTGGCCGCAGTAGACGCCAACCAGCAGGGCTGGCCCATTGCGGGCTTCTCCTCGCGCGGGCCGACGAACTGCACGCCCAACGGCCAGCCGGCGATCAAGCCGGACATCTCCGGCCCGGGCGTCAACGTCCGTTCCGCTCTGCCGGGCAACTCCTACGGCAACCTCAGCGGCACCTCGATGGCCTCTCCGCACATCAACGGCGTGGTCTGCCTGATGCGCGAAGTCAACCCCGATCTGTCGGTTGATGACATCAAGCAGATCATCTATGACACCGCGTTCGACCTCGGCGATCCGGGCGAAGACAACAACTACGGCTACGGCATGGTGGATGCGTACGAAGCGGTCGTCGCCGCCATCAGTGGCGATATCCCGATGCGGCTTCGCGCGGCTTCGTGGACGGCCGGCGTCGAGACGGATCTCGAAGTCTTCCGCGCCACGCCCGGCAGCCACGTCGCGTTCGTCTACAGCATTCAGGGAACGGGCAGCACCTACGTGCCCCAGCTGGATGTGACGCTCGATCTCGCCTCGCCGCGCCTCGCCGGCATTGAAACCGCCGACCAGGACGGCTACGCGCTGCACCACATGCTCGTTCCCTTCGGCTCCGAAGGCACGCACGTGTGGATGCAGGCCGCCGAATTCCAGCGCAAATCCAACGTCGTCGATCAGCCCGTCGAGTACCGCCTGACGCTCGAAGTGTCGCGCTGGCTCGCCGGCGTGCGCGGAGACGCGGAGGTCTTCGGCGCCACTCCCGGCGCCACGGTCGCCTTCCTGGCCAGTTTCGACGGCACGGGCAGCACCTTCATCCCGCAATTCAACGTGACAGTTGACCTGCTCAACCCCGTCACGGCGGGCACGCGCGTCGCCGACCAGAACGGCTACGCGCTGTTGCGCCAGCTGATCCCGATCGAACTGCAGGGGCGGCATGTCTGGATGCAGGCCGTCGAGCAGCGGAGCAAGTCCAATCTCGTCGAGCAGGACATCGAGTAG
- a CDS encoding cobalamin-dependent protein (Presence of a B(12) (cobalamin)-binding domain implies dependence on cobalamin itself, in one of its several forms, or in some unusual lineages, dependence on a cobalamin-like analog.) has translation MTTVVAHSAYRPATYPTHPRGSNARVLLTSVFGPYARDDEYGSRSLNPMELYHNQVTRVQRAFSLRMFHRSWGLMLIQSNITAPCTLLDFPTLDRLIEELRTEPYDIIGIGAIIPNLSKVRHMCEIIRRHQPQATLVIGGHVANYPDLDRLVDADHIVRGEGVEWMRRYLGEDTAAPIRHPRISSGIGSRTMGVAMREKQGDVAAVLLPSVGCPMGCNFCATSAMFGGKGACIHFYETGDELFDVMCGLEADMKVRSFFVMDENFLLHRKRALRLLELMQQHHKAWSLYIFASANVLRAYSIEQIVALGISWVWMGLEGKDAAYTKLRDADTRTLVRTLQSHGIRVLGSSIIGMENHTLDNIDDAIDYAVEHDTEFHQFMLYTPIPGTPLYKEHQQAGTMLPPDEYVESDIHGQLMFNFRHPHIPRGEEGRLILRAFQRDFEVNGPSVVRIARTVLQGWKRYKNHPDRRIRSRFAWEARDLAVTYAGALWAAREHFRHANAALSARIAHSLDEIKKEFGWKARLAAPLVGRYLLKMLAREEQRLANHWTYEPPTFYEHNAHVRLGAAT, from the coding sequence ATGACCACAGTTGTTGCGCACTCTGCTTATCGACCCGCGACCTATCCGACTCACCCGCGCGGCTCCAACGCCCGCGTCCTGCTCACCAGCGTGTTCGGTCCCTACGCCCGGGATGATGAATACGGCAGCCGATCGCTGAATCCGATGGAGCTGTATCACAATCAGGTCACGCGCGTGCAGCGGGCCTTCTCGCTGCGCATGTTCCATCGGTCCTGGGGATTGATGCTCATTCAGAGCAACATCACCGCCCCCTGCACGCTGCTGGACTTTCCGACGCTCGATCGGCTCATCGAAGAGCTGCGCACCGAGCCTTACGACATCATCGGCATCGGAGCGATCATTCCGAATCTGTCCAAGGTGCGCCACATGTGCGAGATCATCCGCCGGCACCAGCCGCAGGCGACGCTCGTGATCGGCGGCCACGTGGCGAACTACCCAGACCTCGACCGCCTTGTCGACGCCGACCACATCGTGCGCGGCGAGGGGGTTGAGTGGATGCGCCGCTATCTTGGCGAAGACACCGCCGCGCCGATCAGGCATCCGCGCATCTCCTCGGGGATTGGCTCACGCACGATGGGAGTCGCCATGCGCGAGAAGCAGGGCGACGTGGCGGCCGTGCTCCTGCCCTCCGTCGGCTGCCCCATGGGGTGCAACTTCTGCGCCACTTCAGCCATGTTCGGCGGCAAAGGCGCGTGCATCCACTTCTACGAAACCGGCGATGAACTCTTCGACGTCATGTGCGGCCTTGAAGCAGACATGAAAGTGCGATCCTTCTTCGTGATGGACGAAAACTTTCTGCTGCATCGCAAGCGGGCCCTGCGACTACTCGAACTGATGCAGCAGCACCACAAGGCCTGGTCGCTGTACATCTTCGCTTCGGCCAATGTGCTTCGCGCCTACTCGATCGAGCAGATCGTCGCGCTGGGAATCTCGTGGGTCTGGATGGGCCTGGAGGGCAAGGATGCGGCCTACACCAAGCTGCGCGACGCCGACACCCGCACGCTGGTGCGGACCCTGCAGTCGCACGGCATCCGCGTACTCGGCTCGAGCATCATCGGCATGGAGAATCACACGCTCGACAACATCGATGACGCGATCGATTACGCGGTCGAGCACGACACGGAGTTTCACCAGTTCATGCTCTACACGCCGATCCCCGGCACACCGCTCTACAAAGAGCACCAGCAGGCCGGCACAATGCTGCCGCCCGATGAGTACGTCGAGTCGGACATCCATGGGCAGTTGATGTTCAACTTCCGGCACCCGCACATCCCGCGCGGCGAAGAGGGCCGGCTGATCCTCCGCGCGTTCCAGCGCGACTTCGAAGTCAACGGGCCCAGCGTCGTTCGCATCGCACGAACCGTGCTTCAGGGCTGGAAGCGCTACAAGAACCACCCGGATCGGCGCATCCGCTCGCGCTTCGCCTGGGAAGCGCGCGACTTGGCGGTGACGTACGCCGGGGCGCTCTGGGCCGCCCGAGAGCACTTCAGGCACGCCAACGCCGCGCTATCGGCCCGCATCGCGCACAGTCTTGACGAGATCAAGAAGGAGTTCGGCTGGAAGGCTCGACTCGCAGCGCCGCTGGTCGGCCGCTACCTGCTGAAGATGCTCGCTCGCGAAGAACAGCGGCTGGCCAACCATTGGACCTATGAACCGCCGACGTTCTACGAACACAACGCGCACGTGCGCCTCGGCGCCGCGACCTGA